AGGACGCCGGAGCGCCCTGTCGATATCGGGTCATACATCATTACTATGGTTCAGGGTTGATACATTCCAACGCCCAATTCATTTTCTTTACGGGTACGTTCGATGACCGATTGCGGAGATTCATGCAGGCGCAGCGCCATCTGTTCTTCGGTGCGGACAACCACACCGCGCAGCGAGTTGGCATACACATCGACAATTTCGACATCCACGAACTTACCGATCATATCCGGTGTGCCTTCGAAGTTGACCACGCGGTTACATTCGGTACGCCCGGTCAGCTCCATAATATCCTTGCGGGACGTGCCTTCCACCAGAATGCGCTGAACGGTGCCCAGCGTGGCGCGGCTGAAACGCATGACCTGCTGAGTGATTCTGTCCTGCAACAGCGCCAGACGCTGTTTCTTCTCGTCCATGCTCACATCATCCACCATGTCCGCCGCCGGTGTACCAGGGCGCGGAGAGTAGATGAAGCTGAAACTGACGTCGTAATTGACCTGTGCGATCAAATCCATTGTGCGCTCAAAATCATCATTGGTTTCGCCAGGGAAGCCAATGATGAAATCTGAACTGAAATGAATATCAGGACGCGCAGCGCGTAACTTACGGATCGTCGATTTGTATTCCAGCACCGTATGAGGGCGTTTCATCATGGTAAGAATGCGGTCGGAACCGCTCTGAATCGGCAGATGCAGGAAGCTCACCACTTCCGGCGTGTCTTTGTACACATCGATAATGTCATCGGTAAATTCGACCGGGTGACTGGTGGTGAAACGGATACGGTCGATGCCGTCAATGGCCGCCACCAGACGCAGCAGCTCAGCGAAGGTGCAGATGCCGCCGTCAAAAGAATCGCCGCGATACGCATTGACGTTCTGGCCCAGCAGATTGACTTCACGTACGCCTTGCGCGGCCAGCTGGGCGACTTCGAACAGCACGTCATCGCACGGGCGGCTGACTTCTTCGCCGCGGGTATAAGGCACCACACAGAAGCTGCAATATTTGTTGCAGCCTTCCATGATGGAAACGAAAGCGGTCGGGCCGTCGGCGCGCGGTTCCGGCAGTCGGTCAAATTTTTCGATTTCAGGGAAACTGATATCGACGACAGGACTTTTAGTGCCACGCACATGGTTCACCATTTCTGGCAAGCGGTGCAGGGTTTGCGGGCCGAAGACGATATCAACACAAGGCGCGCGTTTACGCAGCATTTCGCCTTCCTGCGAGGCTACGCAGCCACCGACGCCGATAATGATATCCGGATTTTTCTTCTTCAGTAATTTCCAGTGTCCGAGCAGGCTGAAGACTTTCTCCTGCGCTTTTTCCCTGATTGAGCAGGTGTTCAGCAGCAGAATGTCTGCTTCTTCAGCGTTATCCGTCAGCTGGTAACCATGGGTGCTGTCGAGAAGGTCAGCCATCTTGGATGAATCATATTCATTCATCTGGCAGCCCCAGGTTTTTATGTGCAGTTTTTTAGTCATCAGCGTGTCAGTACTCAATACGGGGAACGTGAGATCGGCAATGCCGCAGTGCATAGCATAGTTCAGGGGCGCTATTGTAAACCCTCACTCCGGTGCTGACCAGTGCAGGAAAGCAGCTTAGGCCCTGATGCTGACATAAAAATCCGGTACACTTCGCATAATGAACTGAACAGAAAGCCGGAATAAAATGAATAATTCTGAGAAGACATTTGATGCAGTAATTGTCGGCGGCGGCATGGTCGGCGCAGCCGCGGCGCTGGGACTGGCAAAACAAGGTCTGCAAGTCGCACTGATAGAGAATGAAGCGCCTGCCGGATTTGACCCGTCAGCACCGGCTGATTTGCGTATTTCCGCCATTGGCTGTGCATCCGCCCGCTTTTTACAGAAACTGGGCGCATGGGGATCTGTTGAGAAAATGCGCTCAGTACCGTACCGCCGCCTGGAAACCTGGGAAGTGGACGGTTCTGAGGTGAAATTTGACGCGCAGTCCCTCGGATTGCCGGAGCTGGGATTTATGGTCGAAAACCGTGTGTTGCAGCTTGCGTTGTGGCAGCAGTTCGACGCACTCACAAACCTGACGCGTTTTTGTCCTGCAAAGTTACGTCATCTCTTGCAGCACGATGATAAAACCTGGTCGCTTCAGCTGACCACAGGGGATTTACTGCGCGCGAAACTGGTGATTGCCGCCGATGGGGCGAACTCACTGGTACGGCAGCTGGCGGGCATTGGCGTGGATGGCTGGGAATACCGCCAGCACTGCATGCTGATTAACGTTGAAACTGAAACGTCGGATCAGGACGTCACCTGGCAGCAATTTTTCCCTTCCGGCCCGCGGGCGTTTCTGCCTCTGTTCGGCAATCAGGCCTCGCTGGTCTGGTATGACAGTCCGCAGCGTATCCGTTATCTGAAAACGCTTAATATGCAGCAGCTCACAACAGAAGTGATGCAGGCGTTCCCTGCGCGACTTGGCACGGTCAAAGCGTTATCGGCAGGGGCGTTTCCGCTGGTTCGCCGTCATGCTCAGCGTTACGTCTTGCCGGGGCTGGCGCTGGTGGGTGACGCGGCGCATACCATCAATCCGCTGGCAGGGCAGGGCGTGAATCTGGGATATCGTGACGTGGAAGCATTGCTGTCTGTGCTGGAGAAAGCGCGGGATCATGATGAGGCGTGGAGCAGTGAAAAAGTGTTGTTAGGCTATCAGCGTCAGCGTCGTCTGGATAATTTGCTGATGCAAAGCGGCATGGATTTGTTCTATACCGCCTTCAGCAACGATCTGCCACCGGTGAAAGCGTTGCGTAATCTGGCGCTGATGACCGCACAGCGTGCCGGCGCACTGAAAACCAAAGCACTAAAATATGCTTTAGGGATTTAATCAGCTCAGGGCAAACCGGAGAAATACTGGTTTGCCTTTCTTGTTTGCTGACTAAAAAATAAATAGCAAAAAGCCCGCACGAGGCGGGCTTTCTTAATGTGGCTGGGGTGCCAGGATTCGAACCTGGGTATGCTGGTATCAGAAACCAGAGCCTTACCGCTTGGCGACACCCCAATTTTGTTTCTCACTACCTTTTGAGCAGTGTACTGCAAGTAAAATGGTGGCTACGACGGGATTTGAACCTGTGACCCCATCATTATGAGTGATGTGCTCTAACCAGCTGAGCTACGTAGCCAAATTTTACTGACTTACTTCAAAACTTCAAGCACTAATTTAACTAACTTAATAATAAATTTCAAGTGCTTACCAATTATACAGAAAGAAGTATGGCTGGGGTACCTGGATTCGAACCAGGGTATGCTGGTATCAAAAACCAGTGCCTTACCGCTTGGCGATACCCCAACAGTACAACTTCTTCAAATTGGATTTTCCTCACAAACACATCAGTAAAGCAATGTGAAAGATAAGAAAATGGCTGGGGTACCAGGATTCGAACCTGGGAATGCTGGTATCAAAAACCAGTGCCTTACCGCTTGGCGATACCCCAACTGTGCTACCGATGTCTGGAAATGGTGCGGGAGGCGAGACTTGAACTCGCACACCTTGCGGCGCTAGAACCTAAATCTAGTGCGTCTACCAATTTCGCCACTCCCGCAAAAAAGATGGTGGCTACGACGGGATTCGAACCTGTGACCCCATCATTATGAGTGATGTGCTCTAACCAACTGAGCTACGTAGCCATCTTTTTTCGCGCTACCTTCATCGGCGTTGCGGGGCGCATTATGCGTATATGACCGTTTTGCGTCAACACCTTTTTTGGAGAAAAAGCCCTGATGGCGTCCATTTGTCTGGCTTATAACCACTCTGGTGATTAATTGGACAAAAGACATTATTTTTAGTGGCTTTACCCACAAAAAAACGGGCCATAAGCGGCCCGTTTGTTACAAGGATATTTACCGGGGAATGGATTATTTGTAGGCGGACTGGTGCACGCCAACAGCACGCCCGGATGGATCGTCCATGTTTTTGAACGCTTCATCCCACTCAATCGCTTTCGCAGAAGAACAGGCTACAGAAGGGCCGCCAGGCACGCATTCTGCCGCGCTTGGGACCGGGAACAATTCTTCAAAAATCGTACGGTACAGGTAGCCTTCTTTGGACGTCGGCGTGTTGTACGGGAAACGGAAATGCGCAGTTTCGAGCTGTTGATCGGTGATCTGCTGAGAGGCCACTTCTTTTAAGGTATCGATCCAGCTATAGCCTACGCCATCAGAGAATTGTTCTTTCTGACGCCATGCCACGCTGTGTGGCAGGTAAGACTCGAAACATTCACGCAGGATATGTTTTTCCATCTTGCCGTTGCCGCACATCTTGTCTTTAGGGTTGATACGCATCGCAACGTCGAGGAATTTTTTGTCCAGGAACGGTACGCGGGCTTCCACACCCCAGGCTGACATGGCTTTGTTGGCACGCGCACAGTCATACATGTGCAGGGCCAGCAATTTACGCACGGTTTCTTCGTGGAATTCTTTGGCGTTTGGTGCTTTATGGAAATACAGGTAGCCGCCCAACACTTCATCTGCGCCTTCGCCAGACAACACCATTTTGATGCCCATCGCTTTGATTTTACGCGACATCAGATACATCGGCGTTGATGCACGGATAGTCGTCACGTCATACGTTTCGATGTGATAGATAACATCACGGATAGCATCCAGACCTTCCTGCACGGTGAAATGAATTTCGTGGTGCACGGTACCTAAATGGTTTGCCACTTCCTGAGCTGCGCGCAGATCCGGAGAACCTTCCAGACCGACTGCAAAGGAGTGCAGTTGCGGCCACCAGGCTTCGCTCTGATCTTTATCTTCGATACGACGACCTGCAAATTTCTTGGTGATCGCGGAAATCACGGAGGAATCCAGACCACCTGACAGCAGTACGCCGTAAGGCACGTCGGACATCAGGTGACTTTTCACTGCTTCTTCCAGTGCATCTTTCAGCGCCGCAGCGTCAGTGACGTTGTCTTTGACGTTTTCGAAGTCAAACCAGCCACGTTGGTAATATTCGCGAATTTCACCGTCCTGGCTCCACAGATAGCTGCCTGCCGGGAATTCTTTGATGGTGCGGCAAACCGGCACCAGTGCTTTCATTTCAGAAGCGACATACATGTTGCCGTGTTCGTCGTAACCCATATACAGCGGAATGATGCCCAGATGGTCACGGCCAATCAGGTACGCGTCTTTTTCTGTGTCATACAGAATAAAGGCGAACATGCCTTGCAGTTCATCCAGGAAGGCAGGGCCTTTCTCCTGATACAGCGCCAGAATAACTTCGCAGTCAGATGCGGTCTGGAATTCATATTTATCGCCCAGTTCTGCGCGCAGAGCCTGGTGGTTGTAGATTTCGCCGTTAACAGCCAGTACGTGTGTATGTGCAGCGTTGTACAGAGGCTGTGCGCCGTTGTTGACGTCAACGATGGACAGACGCTCGTGCGACAGAATCGCTTTATCGCTGGCAAACACGCCGGACCAGTCTGGTCCGCGGTGACGCATCAGGCGCGACAGTTCCAGCGCTTTTTTGCGCAACTCGACGGAGTCAGTTTTGATATCGAGCACACCGAAAATTGAACACATATTGCTTTCTCCCTAACGACGTTTCTCTGGCTGTCATTTTTATGTTTATGAATGAGGATCAACGTTGCCGTTCTTGCAGTTTTAACCGGCGGTTGTTGCGTTGCTGACTATGAAAATGCGTCAAAACCCCCATGTTGTGCAAGTGGTTTAACGCTCTTCTGATAAAAAGTTGGTAGAGGGAGGGTGATCTTTAACGAATTATCAGTTTTATGGCATTTTCATTAGCGAATTATTAATTTAATTGCCAAAAATTGAGGAGGATTCAAAAAAAGAGAAAAGTGGATAAAAATCAGGCGGCAAGACGAAAAAAAACGAGCCGGGAGTCAAATCCGGGCTCGTTTTCATAGACTTATCAGTGGCCGTTAAATTACGTCAATATCGGCAACGGAAGGATAAATCCAGGTCGGGCGGAATGGCATTCCCTCAATATCATTGAGAGTGGAAACGCCGGACAGTACCAGAATGGTTTCCAGACCGGCCTGGAAGCCCGCAAGTATGTCGGTGCGCAGATTGTCACCCACAATGACCGTCTCTTCGGAATGCGCCTGCATTTTATTCAACGCCGAGCGGATGATCCAGGGGCTTGGCTTACCGACGTAAAACGGCTGGCGCCCGGTGATTTTTTCGATAGGTGCGCATAACGCGCCACAGGCCGGGACAAAACCGTGTCCGTGATTATCAGGATTGGTGGCGATAAAACGTGCGCCGTTAGCCACAAAATACGCGGCTTTATGGATCATATCCCAGTTGTAAGACCGGGTTTCGCCAACAATCACGAAATCAGGGTTGATATCGGTAATGGTAAAACCGGCCTTATACAGTTCATGAATCAATGCGCCTTCGCCGACGACATAGGCTTTTTTGCCTTCCTGGCGTTTCAGGAAATCGGCGGTCGCCATCGCGGAGGTGAAAAATGCACTTTCAGGCACTTCAAGACCGGCTGCGCTGAAGCGGTTAGCCAGATCCTGCGCTGTCTGGGAAGGGTAGTTAGTGAGGATCACTAACGGCATTCCCTGTTCCTGAATTCGCGCGAGAAAACGGTCGGCGCCGGGTACTGCGGTATTGTCGTGCAACAGCACGCCATCAATGTCACAAATTACGTTCTTTATTGTCATGATTTCCAAACCCACATTTTCAGTCCCATTCCTGGCAGCCTGATACTATAGCACGTCTCAATTTTCCATCAGACGCTGCAACAGAACGCCATTCAGCATCGCCCGTTTGACCAGTGCAAAAGCGCCAATCGCAGACTGATGATTCAGGGCTGAAGTCACTACCGGTAAATTGCGGCGGAAATCTTTCAGAACTTGCGCATTAATACAGTTCTGAATCGCAGGAAGCAACACTTTGTCGGCTTCCGTGATTTCACCCGCAATCACCACTTTTTGCGGATTAAACAGGTTAATCGCAATCGAAACGCCTTTACCCAACTGGCGCCCCACATGCTCAATGACTTCGGTTGCCAGCGCATCGTGGCGATTGGCGGCCTTACAAATGGCGGAAATCGAACAGTCTTCCAGGGTCAGTTTGCTGGCATAGCCTTGCGTAAGCAGGTGGCGCACACGATTTTCGATGGCGGCGTTGGCCGCAACGGTTTCCAGACAGCCGAAATTACCGCAATGACAGCGTTCGCCCAGCGGATCAATTTGGATATGCCCGATTTCCCCCACATTGCCGTTGCTGCCCAGGAAAATCTGCCCGTTAACGATGATCCCTGCACCTGTACCACGGTGTAAACGAACCAAAATCGAGTCCTGACAGTCACGGGTCGCACCGAAATAGTGCTCAGCCAGCGCCAGACTGCGGATATCGTGGCCAACAAAACTGGTGACTTTGAATTTTGCTTCCAGCGCATCCACTAATTTCCACGCACCGACGCTGATATGCGGCATGTAGCGCACAATTCCTTTATTAGGATCGACCAGCCCCGGAAGGATGACAGAAATGGCAATCAGTTCGCGGATTTTACGCTGATTCAGCTCGATGAACTGGGCAATAGCCTCGAACAGCGCGTTCTCCAGAGTTTCCTGAGTGCGCTCGGGCAGGGCGTAATGTTGTTCAGCCAGCGATTTGGCACTGAGATCGTAGAGGGTAATCGTTGCATCGTGGCGGCCAAGGCGCACCGCAATAGCGTGGAAAGGGCGGGTTTCAGTAATGATGGAAATTGCGCGGCGGCCTCCCGTGGAAGCCTGCTGATCCACTTCTTTGATCAGCCCGCGCTCAAGCAATTGCCGGGTAATTTTGGTGACACTGGCGGGTGCCAGCTGGCTCATGTCGGCAATCTGAATGCGCGAGATGGGCCCTTGCTGGTCAATCAGGCGGTAAACGGCTGCGCCGTTTAACTGCTTAACCAGATCAACGTTGCCGATTTGTGCCTGCTGTCCGCCAGTTGTCATCAATGCTGTATTCCGCTCAATTAAACTTCGTCACCATTAACGATAGTTTTTGTGATTTTAAAATCATGAGTGAACGCGGTGAGGTTGGCGACTTTACCTGCTTCGATGCTGCCAAGCTGATCTTCAACACCAATGGCGCGAGCCGGATAAAGCGATGCCATACGCAGCGTTTCATCCAGAGCAATTCCGACATGTTCGACGCTGTTTTGCACCGCTTCGATCATCGTCAGCGCAGAGCCGCTCAGCGTACCGTTTTCGTCCACACAGAGTCCGTCACGGTAGTATATTGTTTTACCGGCAAAAATGAACTCATCAATATTCGCACCCGCTGGCGCGGTAGCATCAGTGACCAGCACCAGCTTCTCGCCTTTGAGCTTTTTCGCGTTGCGGATGTTGGCCCAGTCCACATGCAAACCGTCTGCAATGACGCCGGTATACACTTCAGGCGTATCGAAGATTGCACCAATAAGGCCAGGCTGACGACCGGTAATGGCGGGCATTGCATTATAAAGGTGCGTCGCAAAGCTGATACCTGCCGCAAAACCGGCACGGGCTTCAGCATACGTTGAATTTGAATGGCCTGCGGAAATTACAATCCCGGCATCACGCAACTGGCGGATATATTTCGCATCAACCTGTTCCGGTGCGAGCGTCAGTTGGGTAATCACATCGGCATTCGCGCACAGGAAATCAATCATGGCGCTGTCTGGCAGGCGGATAAAGGCAGGATTATGCGTGCCTTTTTTTGCCGGGCTGAGGTATGGCCCTTCCAGATGCAGACCCAAAGCCTGGTTCGGATATTTTTCCAGATAGGTGCGCATCACGCTGATACCGTGTTTCATGTAGTCGTCGCTACAGGTGATCAGCGTCGGTAAGAAACTAGTACAGCCGGATTTTTCATTGGCTTTCTGCATGATTTCTAACGTTTCTACTGAAATGGCTTCCAGAGAATCGTTGAACTGCACGCCGCCACAACCATTAAGTTGCAGATCGATAAATCCGGGGGCAAGAATGGCGCCGTCCAGACTGCGGGTTTCCACATTCGCCGGCAATTCACTCACCGGACAGACACGTTCGATTTTGCCATCGGCAATCACTACCGCGTGGTTATCCAGAACGTCATGACCGGTATAGACCCGGCCCTCAATCAATGCGTACATCATGCCCCCATTCCCCTAAATCCTTTGAGCCGCAGCAGCGTTGGTTGCCTTCACTCACTCCGGTCACTTACTTGAGTAAGCTCCCGGAGACTCGTTCCGTTGCCGCCTTGCTGCAACTCCAATGCTTTCGGGGACTCAGTTAATTAAAGGTTTTTCATATTTTCCGCTTCTAACTCGCGGAAATATTTAACAGTTTTGACTTTCAGTTCCATGGTGGAAGGTTCATCACACACCATAACGGCTTTTGCGTGTAATTGCAGGCAACTGATGGTCCACATGTGGTTGATATTACCTTCAACAGCGGCTTCAAGCGCCTGCGCTTTCGCGTGACCGGTAACCAGAATCATCACTTCTTCCGCATCCAGCAGCGTACCCACGCCAACGGTCAGGGCGAATTTTGGCACCTGAGACACATCGTTGTCGAAGAAACGGGAGTTCGCGATACGGGTTTCATGGGTCAGGGTTTTGATACGCGTACGTGAAGCCAGGGATGAAGCCGGTTCGTTGAACGCGATATGACCGTCGTTACCCACGCCACCCATGAACAGGTTAATTTTGCCGTAAGACTTAATTTTCGCTTCGTACTGGCGACATTCTTCGTCGACGTCTGGTGCATTACCATTCAGCAAGTTGATATTTTCACGTGGAATATCAACGTGATCAAAGAAGTTTTTATACATGAAGGTATGGTAGCTCTCAGGGTGTTCCTGCGGCAGACCCACATATTCATCCATATTAAAGGTGACGACGTTCTTGAAGCTAACCTGGCCTGCTTTATGCATGGCGATTAAATGTTTGTAAGCTTCGAGAGGGGTACCACCGGTAGGCAGGCCCAGAACGAAAGGACGGTCGGCGGTAGGTTTGAAAGCGTT
The Rahnella variigena genome window above contains:
- a CDS encoding HAD-IIA family hydrolase; protein product: MTIKNVICDIDGVLLHDNTAVPGADRFLARIQEQGMPLVILTNYPSQTAQDLANRFSAAGLEVPESAFFTSAMATADFLKRQEGKKAYVVGEGALIHELYKAGFTITDINPDFVIVGETRSYNWDMIHKAAYFVANGARFIATNPDNHGHGFVPACGALCAPIEKITGRQPFYVGKPSPWIIRSALNKMQAHSEETVIVGDNLRTDILAGFQAGLETILVLSGVSTLNDIEGMPFRPTWIYPSVADIDVI
- the nagB gene encoding glucosamine-6-phosphate deaminase encodes the protein MRLIPLNTTTEVGKWAARHIVERINAFKPTADRPFVLGLPTGGTPLEAYKHLIAMHKAGQVSFKNVVTFNMDEYVGLPQEHPESYHTFMYKNFFDHVDIPRENINLLNGNAPDVDEECRQYEAKIKSYGKINLFMGGVGNDGHIAFNEPASSLASRTRIKTLTHETRIANSRFFDNDVSQVPKFALTVGVGTLLDAEEVMILVTGHAKAQALEAAVEGNINHMWTISCLQLHAKAVMVCDEPSTMELKVKTVKYFRELEAENMKNL
- the miaB gene encoding tRNA (N6-isopentenyl adenosine(37)-C2)-methylthiotransferase MiaB, which translates into the protein MTKKLHIKTWGCQMNEYDSSKMADLLDSTHGYQLTDNAEEADILLLNTCSIREKAQEKVFSLLGHWKLLKKKNPDIIIGVGGCVASQEGEMLRKRAPCVDIVFGPQTLHRLPEMVNHVRGTKSPVVDISFPEIEKFDRLPEPRADGPTAFVSIMEGCNKYCSFCVVPYTRGEEVSRPCDDVLFEVAQLAAQGVREVNLLGQNVNAYRGDSFDGGICTFAELLRLVAAIDGIDRIRFTTSHPVEFTDDIIDVYKDTPEVVSFLHLPIQSGSDRILTMMKRPHTVLEYKSTIRKLRAARPDIHFSSDFIIGFPGETNDDFERTMDLIAQVNYDVSFSFIYSPRPGTPAADMVDDVSMDEKKQRLALLQDRITQQVMRFSRATLGTVQRILVEGTSRKDIMELTGRTECNRVVNFEGTPDMIGKFVDVEIVDVYANSLRGVVVRTEEQMALRLHESPQSVIERTRKENELGVGMYQP
- the asnB gene encoding asparagine synthase B — translated: MCSIFGVLDIKTDSVELRKKALELSRLMRHRGPDWSGVFASDKAILSHERLSIVDVNNGAQPLYNAAHTHVLAVNGEIYNHQALRAELGDKYEFQTASDCEVILALYQEKGPAFLDELQGMFAFILYDTEKDAYLIGRDHLGIIPLYMGYDEHGNMYVASEMKALVPVCRTIKEFPAGSYLWSQDGEIREYYQRGWFDFENVKDNVTDAAALKDALEEAVKSHLMSDVPYGVLLSGGLDSSVISAITKKFAGRRIEDKDQSEAWWPQLHSFAVGLEGSPDLRAAQEVANHLGTVHHEIHFTVQEGLDAIRDVIYHIETYDVTTIRASTPMYLMSRKIKAMGIKMVLSGEGADEVLGGYLYFHKAPNAKEFHEETVRKLLALHMYDCARANKAMSAWGVEARVPFLDKKFLDVAMRINPKDKMCGNGKMEKHILRECFESYLPHSVAWRQKEQFSDGVGYSWIDTLKEVASQQITDQQLETAHFRFPYNTPTSKEGYLYRTIFEELFPVPSAAECVPGGPSVACSSAKAIEWDEAFKNMDDPSGRAVGVHQSAYK
- the nagA gene encoding N-acetylglucosamine-6-phosphate deacetylase; translation: MYALIEGRVYTGHDVLDNHAVVIADGKIERVCPVSELPANVETRSLDGAILAPGFIDLQLNGCGGVQFNDSLEAISVETLEIMQKANEKSGCTSFLPTLITCSDDYMKHGISVMRTYLEKYPNQALGLHLEGPYLSPAKKGTHNPAFIRLPDSAMIDFLCANADVITQLTLAPEQVDAKYIRQLRDAGIVISAGHSNSTYAEARAGFAAGISFATHLYNAMPAITGRQPGLIGAIFDTPEVYTGVIADGLHVDWANIRNAKKLKGEKLVLVTDATAPAGANIDEFIFAGKTIYYRDGLCVDENGTLSGSALTMIEAVQNSVEHVGIALDETLRMASLYPARAIGVEDQLGSIEAGKVANLTAFTHDFKITKTIVNGDEV
- the nagC gene encoding DNA-binding transcriptional regulator NagC yields the protein MTTGGQQAQIGNVDLVKQLNGAAVYRLIDQQGPISRIQIADMSQLAPASVTKITRQLLERGLIKEVDQQASTGGRRAISIITETRPFHAIAVRLGRHDATITLYDLSAKSLAEQHYALPERTQETLENALFEAIAQFIELNQRKIRELIAISVILPGLVDPNKGIVRYMPHISVGAWKLVDALEAKFKVTSFVGHDIRSLALAEHYFGATRDCQDSILVRLHRGTGAGIIVNGQIFLGSNGNVGEIGHIQIDPLGERCHCGNFGCLETVAANAAIENRVRHLLTQGYASKLTLEDCSISAICKAANRHDALATEVIEHVGRQLGKGVSIAINLFNPQKVVIAGEITEADKVLLPAIQNCINAQVLKDFRRNLPVVTSALNHQSAIGAFALVKRAMLNGVLLQRLMEN
- the ubiF gene encoding 3-demethoxyubiquinol 3-hydroxylase → MNNSEKTFDAVIVGGGMVGAAAALGLAKQGLQVALIENEAPAGFDPSAPADLRISAIGCASARFLQKLGAWGSVEKMRSVPYRRLETWEVDGSEVKFDAQSLGLPELGFMVENRVLQLALWQQFDALTNLTRFCPAKLRHLLQHDDKTWSLQLTTGDLLRAKLVIAADGANSLVRQLAGIGVDGWEYRQHCMLINVETETSDQDVTWQQFFPSGPRAFLPLFGNQASLVWYDSPQRIRYLKTLNMQQLTTEVMQAFPARLGTVKALSAGAFPLVRRHAQRYVLPGLALVGDAAHTINPLAGQGVNLGYRDVEALLSVLEKARDHDEAWSSEKVLLGYQRQRRLDNLLMQSGMDLFYTAFSNDLPPVKALRNLALMTAQRAGALKTKALKYALGI